In Acaryochloris marina S15, a single genomic region encodes these proteins:
- a CDS encoding Na(+)/H(+) antiporter subunit B has protein sequence MKWLYIIAGLALYVKILVMPNPALDVADLSIVQAVVDDSGVPNALAGIIFRNRLYDTIFEVVVFTIAIMGVRFLLSDEQPSKKVHRFTDKPSIVLARLGATIASLVSIELAIRGHLSPGGGFAAGVAGGTAIGLIAITSSSKWMQGIYQRWRAAMWEKISVLVFLVLAAITLAGFELPHGELGALVSGGVIPLLNVLVAIKVALGSWAVILVFIRYRGLL, from the coding sequence ATGAAGTGGCTTTATATCATTGCGGGCCTTGCCCTATATGTCAAAATTTTGGTCATGCCCAATCCAGCATTGGATGTGGCTGATTTGTCCATTGTCCAGGCTGTCGTTGATGATAGCGGTGTTCCCAATGCCTTAGCGGGCATTATTTTCAGAAATCGTCTCTACGACACCATTTTCGAGGTGGTGGTGTTTACCATCGCAATTATGGGTGTCCGGTTTCTACTCTCGGATGAGCAGCCCTCAAAAAAGGTACATCGATTTACGGACAAACCTTCTATTGTCCTAGCCAGACTAGGGGCAACCATTGCCTCGTTGGTGAGCATCGAGTTAGCGATTCGCGGCCATTTAAGTCCGGGCGGTGGGTTTGCGGCAGGTGTGGCAGGCGGTACAGCCATTGGTTTGATCGCGATCACCTCTTCGTCTAAGTGGATGCAGGGTATCTATCAGCGCTGGCGAGCAGCCATGTGGGAGAAGATCTCAGTTCTGGTGTTTTTGGTCTTGGCAGCTATAACATTGGCTGGTTTTGAATTACCTCACGGTGAGCTCGGTGCTTTGGTGAGTGGAGGCGTGATTCCTCTTCTTAATGTGTTGGTGGCAATTAAGGTTGCCCTTGGCTCCTGGGCTGTCATCTTGGTGTTTATCCGGTATCGGGGATTATTGTAG
- a CDS encoding Uma2 family endonuclease, whose protein sequence is MVRTVVPVEHQALGEKRVSVSGLTWVAYQKILYALPEGRSTRLTYDHGTLEITMPLEEHEYASELIGLFIRILVGVMGLKLKSLRSTTLERPDLDRSAEPDNAYYIQHQAQVAGRKVDLSQDPPPDLVVEVDITHTDIAKNRLYASMGVPEFWRYNGQVWRIFQLQGEAYQELDRSPTFDWVNKEDLYRFLEQAQQDEIEAEQNFRTLVNQKLQQQ, encoded by the coding sequence ATGGTTAGAACAGTCGTACCAGTTGAGCATCAAGCCCTTGGAGAAAAACGCGTCAGTGTTAGCGGCTTGACCTGGGTTGCCTATCAGAAAATTCTATATGCCTTACCCGAAGGGCGATCGACTCGCTTAACCTATGACCACGGCACCCTCGAAATCACCATGCCTCTGGAAGAACATGAATACGCCAGTGAGTTAATCGGGTTATTTATCCGGATTCTGGTGGGAGTGATGGGGCTGAAGCTGAAATCTCTGCGGTCAACGACCTTGGAACGTCCTGATTTAGATCGCAGTGCTGAACCCGATAATGCTTATTACATTCAACATCAAGCCCAAGTGGCTGGTCGAAAAGTCGATTTGTCCCAAGATCCACCTCCCGATCTAGTGGTAGAAGTGGATATCACCCATACGGATATTGCCAAAAATCGGCTGTATGCATCGATGGGAGTGCCTGAGTTTTGGCGCTATAACGGCCAAGTATGGCGTATTTTTCAACTACAGGGTGAGGCGTATCAAGAATTAGATCGCAGCCCCACCTTCGATTGGGTCAACAAAGAAGATTTATACCGGTTCCTTGAACAAGCCCAGCAGGATGAGATTGAGGCTGAACAAAATTTTCGAACATTGGTAAACCAAAAACTGCAGCAGCAGTAA
- a CDS encoding DUF1963 domain-containing protein — protein MYKIIRFTPASQRYYPKSLNCSSYMKEDDIDHTSVDFALGASRIGGPIVDLPESLDYPKNMFFTAQLDLKKFSAFDPLDFLPKTGFLYFFISNSGEHGKVLYANVEANQLTRIIREHDGWFYDGCLVNDIFNEKEDFRSRYRYCEAGEDLDGYDEGDMLWDDHAGSEKSKIYGIYTHCQKHEETIKAITQEADVLLLQIGEDFTGEGVWSVQIDLVSLIHRRFHNCRFEWGQT, from the coding sequence ATGTACAAAATTATCCGATTTACGCCTGCCTCACAACGGTATTATCCAAAATCCTTGAACTGTAGTAGTTACATGAAGGAAGACGATATAGATCACACCTCTGTTGATTTTGCTCTGGGTGCCTCTCGTATTGGTGGCCCAATTGTGGACCTACCAGAATCATTGGATTATCCAAAGAATATGTTTTTCACGGCTCAATTAGACCTGAAGAAATTTTCTGCTTTTGATCCCTTAGATTTTCTACCCAAAACAGGATTCTTATATTTTTTTATCAGTAACAGTGGCGAACATGGAAAGGTTCTGTATGCAAATGTTGAAGCGAACCAATTGACTCGCATTATTCGGGAACATGACGGCTGGTTTTATGACGGTTGTCTCGTCAACGACATTTTTAATGAAAAAGAGGATTTCAGATCTAGATATCGTTATTGTGAGGCAGGAGAAGACCTAGATGGATATGACGAAGGAGATATGCTATGGGATGACCATGCTGGCAGTGAGAAATCCAAGATCTATGGCATCTATACCCATTGCCAAAAGCATGAAGAAACCATTAAAGCCATCACTCAGGAAGCAGATGTTTTGTTACTCCAAATTGGTGAAGATTTTACGGGAGAAGGAGTTTGGAGTGTTCAGATTGATCTGGTCTCCTTGATCCACCGACGGTTTCACAATTGCAGATTTGAATGGGGACAAACTTAA